DNA from Brassica napus cultivar Da-Ae chromosome C4, Da-Ae, whole genome shotgun sequence:
ttaattttaaataatttaattatgaattatatttttaataaattttcagataattaaaaaacaaattaataacaCAAAACATTTGCTATCTTTGCTATtggaaaaatcaaattaataaattttaataacatttatatcatgttattataaatattaacaattgCATACAGAATAATGCTATTATTGTATAGTTAACTATAGCATTAAAAAAAGCCGCTATTAAAAGTGTCGGACCTATTATAACGGGCGCTGTCAGAGCGGCTAAGGAAGCGCTATTATACAGAATTCATAGCTTTTTTCGTCCGCTATTACTATCCATATTTCCTGTAGTGCAAGTTGCAGTTGAGATTGAATCTCGTCACGACACTGATATGACGAGCAAGAAAGCTATGGATCTTTTGGCACTGACTCTAAAAGAGGTGGCTACTGACTATAGCCATGCCAAAGAGAAGCTCGTGGTTGTAAAAACAGAGCTTGAGGCTGAGAGGTTGGATTCCAAGGAGTgggaggagaagcacaaggagGCGAGGAAAGAAGCTGAGCTGCTCAAGAACACGAGCGAGAAGCTAAGGATCGAAGCGGATGAGTCTCTTTTGATTTGGAATGGGAAAGAGTATGTGTTCGTGAGTACGTATTATAAAGAGAGGAGAAGATGAGAAGAGCTCGCTTCTTGGAGAAAACAATAGGTTGCTTGTGGCTCTCGACGCATGTGAGAGTCTGAGCAAGAAGTCTAAGGACGAAAATCTGAAGATAAGTGACATACTTAAACCAGCAAGAAGCGAAGCTAATGTGGCTGAAGAAGCGGTTTCTAGGGCTGAGAACTCGAATCAAGCAGATGCCTTGCTGGACAAGGAAGAAGAGTTGCAGTTTGCTTTGAAGGAGATTGAGAGAGTGAAGATTAATGAAGTTGTCGCCAACGACAACTTGATGAAGTTGAAGAAGCTGTTGTCTGAGGTTGAGGTAGCTATGGAGGAAGAGAAACACAAAAGCTTGAGCAGGCAAGAGTCCATGCTGAAGGAAGTAGAAGTTAAGGTATTAAGGGTTCTGATCACAGAGGTCGAGACTTTCGAGTTTGGTGAGGTGGACGTGGCGGAAGGTGAGAATGTTGTGTTGGAGAATTCTTGTGCTTCACTGGTCGGTATATGTTTGGTTATAACTTACAGAGCGATTAGTCTTTTTTGCATGCTACTGCGATCTTTCAGTGGACACAAGGGATCACACTTTCAACCTCATAACGGATATTCTAGTGGGTTGTTTAGTATGTTCCAAAGAACTTTCCATGTACAATGGAGAACTGCAGCTGGTGCAAGTCAAGAGAAACATTTGTGTGGCCTTTCATGTTCAAAGTATACTGATGCATCGTGCGAGTATTGAACAAATAGATGTTACGGTGGTTCGTGTTCGCTCTCCCACATTTGCAGTGGCACAACACGGGAATAGCACGGTTGCTCCAGACTTCACAATACATAGTGTGCATGCCATGGAGTTCATAGATTCCCATTCTCTTTCAGAATTTGTGGACTATGTTTCTCTTTTGAGCTGTGAGGTTACAAAGGGTGACATCACTTCGTTTAGCTCGTTAAATTCCAGAGATGGGtttaaaaatgagatcagtATTGCTGGTGATCTCAAGGTTTTGCTGAGTGGGTCTAAAGCTGTGGGAAAGTTTGATACTAAAGAGTTGAGGAGTGTGCATTCCGATGATGAAGAACATggtgagaagaagagaaaaagaaaaacatggaATTTACAAAAGCAAGAAACAATGGTGTTGTATTCTTGTGAAACTGAGTTCATGGTGTCaacaaaaatgtttggaagGTTCAAGTTCAAGGAGATGAGAAGTCTTATTGGAGATCAAGATTTGTCAAAAAATGAGTTtaagcttaagggggagaatgttgaattaagcttgaaagaaaatgaaacttgaaaaatatgttaaacttaatgagtttaggaaaatATGTTAAACCTAATgagtttagaaaatttagtttatatataaggTGATGCAAGGGTGTTGCATAACTTAAGAGTCTAGAAATTGTGAGATTGTATTCGAGAGAGCTTAAGGTTTTGAGTTAGTTTCCTTAAGATTAATAAGAGAGttattcttattatttgagTTCTACGATCGAGTTACTTGAAGTCTAGATTCTTCATCAGGGAGGGTCAGGAACTGACAAGAAcattaaatttcaaaacattCGTATGGACAATGTCAAGAACCCGATCATAATCGACCAGAACTACTGCGACAAGGACAAATCCGAGCAACAAGTAATTGATTGATTAAGTTTATTTGGCCAAGTTTCTGATtcattaatcatttttttaagcTAGCCGCACTCGGCTTGAAATGCGAAATATGTTGATAAGGAATCTGCGGTGCGAGTGAACAATGTGGTGTACCGGAACATAAGTGGTACGAGCGCAACGGATGTGGCGAGGTATAGTGCTTGAGAATGTGAACATCAAAGGAGGAACAGCTTCTTGCAAAAATGTCAATGTTAAGGATCAAGGCACCGTTTCCCCTCAATGCCCTTAACTAATTATCTAATTATGTAATTTACATAGATACATATACTATGTAGAATATTAAAGAACTaatatatggttaatatatatacaatagtCGAAAGATTTGTTGTCTAGTGTATATACATAATCACTAGTGTTTGATTGTTTGTCAACTTTTCATGAACGGTGTGAGtaagattattttaaatattaattataaacttatagtgaaaatataatcaaaattcCAGTAAAGTGGTTTGATTATTTCAAAGTAATAGTTTCGTAAATAAAAATTACCACAAAAACCTACAAATTAAATAGTTGTCTGTAGTCCACCATGTCACATGGCCCGAGTTTGTGCCTATGGCCCTCAAAAACTGAAActaaaatgttaatttatagagtGTCTATACTtcgtgttaaaaaaaaaaagagtgtctatacttattatataaaataagctGTTAAATACCAAAATTAACCAAAAGAACTAGTTTTCAGTGACTTCTTGCTTTGTGGCCTACTTTCCTATAAAAAGGCCTACTGAATAAACTTTTgatgtatataattataatcTAATATGATactaatgtctttttttttttctataatgcCGTTGGTCTCTAATCTCAacggatttaaacataaaagttttttttggtaaaatgatttaaacataaaagttGACAAGaacttttgcttttttttttgtgtgtttttcaaatatttatcattaaacATTAGAGAAAAATCCGAAATCAATGTTCGTAGAATAAGGTACATACAAATTGACATCTTAAAAGTTAATGAGATTACATAATGTTAAGAGATTAATCGAAGAATATAGCTTTACCCATTTTCTTACTTCACTTCTTGCTTTGCTCCTCCACTGTTGctgccgctggaggaggaggtgcgGCGACCGTGGGGGCTCCAGCATCAATGCAGCTACGGGACTTTCTCTCGACCCAACATTCGATGTCGTGGTCTCCGGCGTTAGATAAATGACGGCCGCCGCAGAGCCGAGCGAAGATGCTGGCTAAAACGGATAAAATGGTGATGACGGCTAACACGACAACGAGTGTTTCTATTGAACGGTGTTCCGAGCTGTGACTCGGCTGGGCTTGGGGAGGTGGGTCCACGTATATGGTGGTTGGCGTGGTTGTGGTACCCATTTGAGCATCCAGTCTTGTCGTGACTCCGAACATGAGAGTAAGTGAGAGGGAAATAGTTTCAGGTAAGCTTGTGGAGGTAAGGGTTCAATACTTGGAAGTAGGCCGGGGCATTTCGGGCATCAGTTcagttcgggtatttcgggtttcgggtagttcggataggggctagaggatccatttagtacttgacctattttcggttcggttcggtttggttcggttcggatagtttcgggttaggtttggttcggatagtaaatgtagaaaccggaaaatatccggaaaaagttcggttttcatttggatccggttcgggttcggatagttcgggtagttcaggtaatttggataaaatatcggttatttaggataaaatatcaaatacttaggatgatttagataaaatttttggatattttggattactttggatatttcggataaaactatccggatagtttcggatattttcggatattttggatactttcgggtagtttggatactttataataatttagttatcctcaactattttcagatacttttaatagaattttaaattaaaaatatatatttagtgatgttatatgtatatatataattaatatttatatatattcggatatccgttcggttctcggttcggttccggtttggttcgattattttgaatataataatataagaaCCGTTAGGGTATTTGAGGGTATTtgtccggttccggtttcggctatttcggttcgatttttcggttccggttattttgcccagACCTACTTGGAAGTGGAGAGTGTTGTTACCTAAGGGTGTGGACTGGTTAATTATAGAGTAACTGAGCGATAAGTCAGGTAGAGTAATTAGGAGAAAAACTAGTAGAGTaataaagacaagaaaaaaagaaaaatctagcGTAATTTGTTATTCGCTTCCAAAACTGTGAGATAATAAAGTGAAATATATATCTCTATTTAAACAGTATCAAGAGTAAGAGAgataaaagttatttttatcTAATTGACAAAAATAAGTGGAACTGAGTGAAAATTAATTATCCCTAGAAAAGTTATAGCTACATGTGATTTTTAATCACACCCTAAGCAGTTATTTAGATCTgactttataataaaataaaaagcatTTCAGACTTATGATTTTAAACGTGAAAGATCTTTAAACGTTTAAttgtaataataattatatcctTTTATTTCCTGTAGGATTTCTATATGTACTCAATTGATTCTCATACACTCGCTTAAAACAAATATTCACGTCACATGACTCATTTCAACgtcatcaaattatataattggataatccaaaaattaagaaaaataagaaaacaagactaagtatatgataaaattaaattttgcaaTTCCCAACTTGTTCTCAGTGTGTGTAAAAACCAAATCACATGCATTTGGTAAAACCAAGAGGTAATTTATTTGTTGTCGGGAAAACCGCCATTTAAATCCCCATCTTTCACAAATAAACTAAACAAAG
Protein-coding regions in this window:
- the BNAC04G24150D gene encoding uncharacterized protein BNAC04G24150D; protein product: MFGVTTRLDAQMGTTTTPTTIYVDPPPQAQPSHSSEHRSIETLVVVLAVITILSVLASIFARLCGGRHLSNAGDHDIECWVERKSRSCIDAGAPTVAAPPPPAAATVEEQSKK